The Mangifera indica cultivar Alphonso chromosome 8, CATAS_Mindica_2.1, whole genome shotgun sequence genome has a window encoding:
- the LOC123223528 gene encoding nuclear transcription factor Y subunit C-1-like: MENTQQGQSSAYPQPPQPPPTAAAAAPFHHLLQQQQQQLQMFWSYQRQEIEQVNDFKNHQLPLARIKKIMKADEDVRMISAEAPILFAKACELFILELTIRSWLHAEENKRRTLQKNDIAAAITRTDIFDFLVDIVPRDEIKDEAAGLGGIVGATASGVPYYYPPMGQPTGAAGPGGMMIGRPAVDPTGVYVQPPSQAWQSVWQTAATGDDGSYGSGGSAGQTNLDGQS; this comes from the coding sequence ATGGAGAACACCCAGCAAGGTCAATCCTCCGCATACCCGCAGCCCCCACAACCTCCTCCTACTGCTGCCGCCGCGGCACCTTTTCACCACCTCCTTCAACAGCAACAACAGCAGCTCCAAATGTTTTGGTCTTACCAGCGTCAAGAAATCGAACAAGTCAACGATTTTAAGAACCACCAGCTTCCTCTCGCTCGCATCAAGAAAATTATGAAAGCCGATGAGGACGTTCGCATGATCTCCGCGGAAGCCCCTATTTTGTTTGCTAAGGCATGCGAGCTTTTCATTTTGGAGCTCACTATTCGCTCCTGGCTTCACGCTGAAGAAAACAAGCGAAGGACTTTACAGAAAAACGACATCGCTGCCGCCATTACTAGGACCGATATTTTTGATTTCTTGGTAGATATCGTGCCTAGAGATGAGATTAAGGATGAAGCTGCCGGATTGGGAGGGATTGTGGGGGCCACCGCCAGTGGCGTCCCATATTATTATCCACCCATGGGCCAACCCACCGGTGCTGCTGGGCCTGGAGGAATGATGATTGGTCGGCCTGCTGTTGATCCTACTGGTGTTTATGTTCAGCCACCCAGTCAGGCCTGGCAGTCTGTGTGGCAGACGGCGGCTACTGGGGACGATGGTTCTTATGGTAGTGGAGGGAGCGCTGGTCAAACTAATCTTGATGGCCAGAGCTAG
- the LOC123223530 gene encoding LOW QUALITY PROTEIN: mediator of RNA polymerase II transcription subunit 30 (The sequence of the model RefSeq protein was modified relative to this genomic sequence to represent the inferred CDS: inserted 1 base in 1 codon), protein MEENSVVSNSKTTQELAKEGQKHLEETIEAAFQILSSMNDELCNPTLWSTTTTNGVVNGDAASDSNHHMDNGVVGSGNSALDEARHRYKSSVAALRSVLSXIPNSHRAKTFEMGSVSSDDEVEIEKLEERASVLREELANKNTHLKLLIDQLRDLINDISTWQSPCSV, encoded by the exons atggaagaaaacagtGTGGTATCGAACTCGAAAACAACACAAGAGCTTGCGAAAGAAGGTCAGAAGCATCTAGAAGAAACCATAGAAGCAGCTTTCCAGATTCTCTCCTCTATGAACGACGAGCTCTGCAACCCCACGTTATggtccaccaccaccaccaacgGCGTCGTAAATGGCGATGCTGCATCTGATTCTAATCATCACATGGACAACGGCGTTGTCGGCAGTGGTAATAGTGCGCTCGACGAGGCTCGCCACCGGTATAAATCCTCAGTGGCCGCCCTTCGATCCGTGCTCT CCATTCCTAATTCTCATAGG GCAAAAACATTCGAAATGGGTTCAGTTTCCTCAGATGATGAAGTTGAAATTGAAAAGTTGGAAGAGAGAGCATCTGTCCTAAGAGAG GAGCTTGCTAACAAGAACACACACCTTAAACTTCTCATTGATCAGCTACGAGATCTCATTAATGACATATCCACATGGCAAAGTCCATGTTCTGTCTAA